In the Caballeronia sp. LZ062 genome, one interval contains:
- a CDS encoding integration host factor subunit beta, with product MTKSELVAQLASRFPQLVLKDADFAVKTMLDAMSEALANGHRIEIRGFGSFGLNRRPSRVGRNPKSGEKVLVPEKFVPHFKPGKELRERVDGRAGEPLKASNDDDADDL from the coding sequence ATGACCAAATCGGAATTGGTCGCCCAGTTGGCCTCGCGATTTCCGCAACTTGTGCTCAAGGATGCGGATTTCGCGGTCAAGACGATGCTCGATGCGATGTCGGAGGCGCTTGCCAACGGTCATCGCATCGAAATTCGCGGCTTCGGCAGCTTCGGGCTCAACCGTCGTCCGTCGCGCGTCGGGCGCAATCCCAAGTCGGGTGAAAAAGTGCTGGTGCCGGAGAAATTCGTGCCGCACTTCAAGCCGGGCAAGGAGTTGCGCGAACGCGTCGATGGCCGCGCGGGCGAGCCGCTGAAGGCGTCGAACGACGACGATGCGGACGATCTCTGA
- the serC gene encoding 3-phosphoserine/phosphohydroxythreonine transaminase — protein sequence MRVFNFSAGPAAMPEEVLRQAADEMLDWQGSGMSVMEMSHRGAEFMSIHEAALADLRELLNVPASHRILFLQGGGIGENAIVPMNLLGSKKTVDFVVTGSWSTKSYKEAQKYCTPHIAATGKTEEGYTRVPAIGEWKLSDDPAYVHLCTNETIDGVEAFDIPDLGDIALVADASSHILSRPMDVAKFGALFAGAQKNIGMAGVTVVMVREDLLDRALPICPSAFEWKTVAENNSMFNTPPTYAIYMAGLVFKWLKKQGGLEAMEARNVEKAKLLYDTIDASDFYVNKVNRQNRSRMNVPFFLADESRNTDFLAGAKARGLLQLKGHKSVGGMRASIYNAVPVEGVRALVDYMKEFERTSA from the coding sequence ATGCGCGTGTTCAATTTCTCCGCCGGCCCGGCCGCCATGCCAGAAGAAGTGTTGAGGCAAGCCGCCGACGAAATGCTCGACTGGCAAGGTAGCGGCATGAGCGTGATGGAAATGAGCCACCGCGGCGCCGAATTCATGTCGATCCATGAAGCGGCGCTCGCGGACCTGCGCGAACTGCTGAACGTGCCTGCGTCGCATCGGATTCTGTTTCTGCAAGGCGGCGGCATTGGCGAGAACGCCATCGTGCCGATGAATCTGCTCGGCTCGAAAAAGACGGTGGATTTCGTCGTGACCGGTTCGTGGTCGACGAAGTCATACAAGGAAGCGCAGAAGTACTGCACGCCGCACATCGCGGCCACCGGCAAGACGGAAGAGGGCTACACGCGCGTGCCGGCCATCGGCGAGTGGAAGCTGTCCGACGATCCCGCCTACGTGCATCTGTGCACGAACGAAACCATCGACGGCGTCGAGGCGTTCGACATTCCCGATCTCGGCGACATTGCGCTCGTCGCGGATGCGTCGTCGCACATCCTGTCGCGTCCGATGGACGTCGCCAAGTTCGGCGCGCTCTTCGCGGGCGCGCAGAAAAACATCGGCATGGCGGGCGTGACGGTCGTGATGGTGCGCGAGGACTTGCTCGACCGCGCGCTGCCCATCTGCCCGTCCGCGTTCGAATGGAAGACGGTCGCCGAGAACAACTCGATGTTCAACACGCCGCCCACGTACGCCATCTACATGGCCGGGCTCGTCTTCAAGTGGCTGAAGAAGCAGGGCGGCCTCGAGGCGATGGAAGCGCGCAACGTCGAGAAAGCGAAGCTGCTCTACGACACCATCGACGCGAGCGATTTCTACGTGAACAAGGTGAATCGGCAGAACCGTTCGCGCATGAACGTGCCGTTCTTTCTCGCCGATGAATCGCGCAATACCGATTTCCTGGCCGGCGCCAAAGCGCGCGGGCTACTGCAGCTGAAGGGCCACAAGTCCGTCGGTGGCATGCGGGCATCGATCTACAACGCGGTGCCGGTCGAGGGCGTCAGGGCGCTCGTCGACTATATGAAGGAATTCGAGCGGACGAGCGCGTGA
- the pheA gene encoding prephenate dehydratase, whose amino-acid sequence MDDDLNSRLKPLRERIDALDAQLIALLNQRASVALEVGEVKKHFNAPVFRPEREMQVIARLQAISDGPLAADHISAIWREIMAASRALEQTLRAAFLGPVGTYSEQAMFEYFGHSIEGLPCPSIDEVFRSVEAGAAQYGVVPVENSAEGAVSRTLDLLLQTQLVIGGELALPIHHNLLTASGSLEGVTRVCAHPQALAQCQRWLSANAPHLERQAVSSNAEAARMAVADPTVAAIAGDRAATHYGLGVVYSLIQDDPHNRTRFVIIGKQPSDASGHDQTSLIVSVANEPGAVFKLLEPLAKHGVSMTRFESRPARVGTWEYYFYIDLEGHRNDASVAAALEELGQKAAFLKILGSYPRAR is encoded by the coding sequence ATGGACGACGATCTTAATTCAAGACTCAAACCGCTGCGTGAGCGCATCGACGCGCTCGACGCACAACTCATCGCGCTGCTGAATCAGCGCGCTTCGGTCGCCCTCGAAGTGGGCGAGGTGAAGAAGCACTTCAACGCGCCGGTGTTTCGCCCGGAGCGCGAAATGCAGGTCATCGCGCGTTTGCAGGCCATCAGCGACGGCCCGCTCGCCGCCGACCACATCAGCGCGATCTGGCGCGAGATCATGGCCGCGAGCCGCGCGCTCGAACAGACGCTGCGCGCCGCGTTCCTCGGGCCCGTCGGCACCTACAGCGAACAGGCGATGTTCGAATACTTCGGGCATTCCATCGAGGGGCTGCCGTGCCCGTCCATCGACGAAGTGTTCCGCTCGGTCGAAGCCGGGGCGGCACAGTACGGCGTCGTGCCGGTCGAGAATTCGGCGGAAGGCGCGGTGTCGCGCACGCTGGATTTGCTGCTGCAAACGCAACTCGTGATCGGCGGCGAACTCGCCTTGCCGATTCATCACAATCTGCTGACGGCGTCCGGCTCTCTCGAAGGCGTGACGCGCGTTTGCGCACACCCGCAGGCGCTCGCGCAATGCCAGCGGTGGCTCTCCGCGAACGCGCCGCATCTGGAGCGGCAGGCGGTGTCGAGCAATGCGGAAGCGGCCCGCATGGCCGTGGCGGACCCGACGGTGGCGGCCATCGCCGGCGACCGCGCCGCGACGCACTACGGCCTCGGTGTCGTGTATTCGCTGATTCAGGACGATCCGCACAACCGCACGCGTTTTGTCATCATCGGCAAGCAGCCGTCGGATGCGAGCGGTCACGACCAGACGTCGCTCATCGTGTCTGTCGCTAACGAGCCGGGGGCGGTGTTCAAGCTGCTGGAGCCGCTCGCGAAGCACGGCGTGTCGATGACGCGCTTCGAGTCGCGGCCCGCGCGTGTCGGGACGTGGGAGTACTACTTCTATATCGATCTCGAAGGCCATCGCAACGATGCGTCGGTGGCCGCCGCGCTGGAGGAACTCGGGCAGAAGGCCGCGTTTCTCAAGATTCTCGGGTCGTATCCGCGCGCCCGGTAA
- a CDS encoding UDP-glucose/GDP-mannose dehydrogenase family protein yields MKVTIVGTGYVGLVTGACLAEIGNDVFCVDVDPRKIEILNNGGVPIHEPGLQEMLKRTRAAGRIQFSTDVKASVEHGDIQFIAVGTPPDEDGSADLQYVLAAARNIGRYSNGFKVIVDKSTVPVGTALQVKRVVDEELKARGVGDGFSVVSNPEFLKEGAAVDDFMRPDRIVIGIDDDQAGNRAREMMKRLYAPFNRNHERTLYMDVRSAEFTKYAANAMLATRISFMNDLSNLADAVGADIESVRRGIGSDPRIGYHFLYAGCGYGGSCFPKDVQALVQTARENGHRLQILESVEAVNNAQKEVLVNKIVKRMGEDLHGRTFAVWGLAFKPNTDDMREASSRRLIASLLERGATVRAYDPVAMAEAQRVFALDLEGRREDMERLHFVQTQQEALTGADALVIVTEWKEFKSPDFGHLKSELKMPVIFDGRNLYEPEAMAELGIDYFAIGRPHVELDGNGSRQ; encoded by the coding sequence ATGAAAGTTACCATCGTTGGTACGGGTTACGTCGGTCTCGTGACCGGTGCTTGCCTCGCTGAAATCGGCAATGACGTGTTCTGTGTCGATGTCGATCCGCGCAAGATCGAGATCCTCAATAACGGCGGCGTGCCGATTCACGAGCCGGGCCTCCAGGAAATGCTCAAGCGCACCCGCGCGGCCGGTCGCATCCAGTTCTCCACCGACGTGAAGGCGAGCGTCGAGCACGGCGACATCCAGTTCATCGCGGTCGGCACGCCGCCCGACGAAGACGGCTCCGCCGACTTGCAGTACGTGCTCGCGGCCGCGCGCAACATCGGACGCTATTCGAACGGCTTCAAGGTGATCGTCGACAAATCGACGGTGCCGGTCGGCACGGCGCTGCAAGTCAAGCGCGTCGTGGACGAAGAACTGAAGGCGCGCGGCGTTGGCGACGGCTTCTCCGTCGTGTCGAATCCGGAGTTCCTGAAGGAAGGCGCTGCAGTCGACGACTTCATGCGGCCCGACCGAATCGTGATCGGCATCGACGACGATCAGGCGGGCAACCGCGCGCGCGAAATGATGAAGCGCCTCTACGCGCCGTTCAACCGCAATCACGAGCGCACGCTTTACATGGATGTGCGCTCCGCCGAGTTCACGAAGTACGCGGCCAACGCCATGCTCGCCACGCGCATCTCGTTCATGAACGATCTCTCAAACCTGGCCGATGCAGTCGGCGCGGACATCGAATCCGTGCGTCGCGGCATTGGCTCGGACCCGCGCATCGGGTATCACTTCCTGTATGCGGGTTGCGGCTACGGCGGCTCGTGCTTCCCGAAGGACGTGCAGGCGCTCGTGCAGACGGCGCGCGAAAACGGGCATCGGCTGCAAATTCTGGAATCGGTCGAAGCGGTCAACAACGCGCAGAAGGAAGTGCTCGTCAACAAGATCGTCAAGCGCATGGGCGAAGACCTGCACGGCCGCACGTTCGCCGTATGGGGCCTCGCGTTCAAGCCGAACACCGATGACATGCGCGAGGCGTCGAGCCGGCGTCTGATCGCGTCGCTCCTGGAACGCGGCGCGACGGTGCGGGCGTACGATCCTGTCGCGATGGCCGAAGCGCAGCGCGTGTTCGCGCTCGATCTCGAAGGCCGCCGCGAGGACATGGAGCGTCTGCACTTCGTGCAAACGCAGCAGGAAGCGTTGACGGGCGCGGACGCGCTCGTCATCGTGACGGAGTGGAAGGAATTCAAGAGCCCGGACTTCGGGCACTTGAAGAGCGAGCTGAAGATGCCGGTTATCTTCGACGGCCGCAATTTGTATGAACCGGAAGCGATGGCCGAACTAGGCATCGATTATTTTGCAATAGGACGTCCCCATGTCGAACTCGACGGCAATGGCAGCCGGCAATAG
- a CDS encoding prephenate dehydrogenase/arogenate dehydrogenase family protein: MAAFTFNKLVIFGVGLIGGSLARALRERAGLAGRVVGVGRSAQSVARAVELGVIDEAAALDDDAALARALQGADIVLLAAPVAQTQPLLARIAPFLDAHAIVTDAGSTKSDVVAAARAALSERVAQFVPGHPIAGRESSGVDAALPDLYVDRNVVLCPLTENAPQAVERIAAMWRATGAAVHTMSEAQHDRVFASVSHLPHVLSFALVEQILEAPDAQLKFSFAAGGFRDFTRIAASSPEMWRDVCLANRAALLAELDAYADVLARFRAAIDASDGAALEAAFARSRVARTEWQERGGKTIPGDSPTK, from the coding sequence GTGGCCGCGTTCACTTTCAATAAACTGGTTATTTTCGGCGTCGGCCTGATCGGCGGGTCGCTCGCGCGCGCACTGCGCGAACGCGCCGGGCTGGCCGGGCGCGTGGTCGGCGTCGGGCGCTCGGCGCAGTCGGTGGCGCGCGCGGTCGAGCTGGGCGTAATCGATGAAGCCGCCGCGCTCGATGACGACGCCGCGCTCGCTCGCGCGTTGCAGGGCGCCGATATCGTGCTGCTCGCCGCGCCGGTCGCGCAGACGCAGCCGTTGCTCGCGCGCATCGCGCCGTTTCTGGACGCGCACGCCATCGTGACGGATGCCGGCAGCACGAAGAGCGACGTCGTCGCGGCGGCGCGCGCGGCGCTTTCCGAGCGCGTCGCGCAGTTCGTGCCGGGGCATCCGATAGCCGGGCGCGAGTCGAGCGGCGTCGATGCCGCGTTGCCTGATCTGTACGTCGACCGCAATGTCGTGCTGTGTCCGCTGACCGAGAACGCACCGCAAGCCGTCGAGCGCATTGCCGCGATGTGGCGCGCGACGGGCGCGGCGGTGCACACGATGAGCGAGGCGCAGCATGATCGCGTGTTCGCGTCGGTGAGCCATCTGCCGCATGTGCTGTCGTTCGCGCTCGTCGAGCAGATTCTCGAAGCGCCGGACGCGCAACTGAAGTTTTCGTTCGCGGCGGGCGGTTTTCGCGATTTCACGCGCATTGCGGCGTCGAGCCCGGAAATGTGGCGCGACGTGTGTCTTGCGAACCGGGCCGCGCTGCTGGCTGAACTCGACGCCTACGCGGACGTGCTCGCGCGGTTTCGCGCGGCCATCGACGCATCGGACGGCGCGGCGCTCGAAGCGGCATTCGCGCGCTCGCGCGTGGCGCGCACGGAGTGGCAGGAACGCGGCGGCAAGACGATTCCCGGCGATTCGCCCACGAAATAA
- the aroA gene encoding 3-phosphoshikimate 1-carboxyvinyltransferase, translating into MEHLDLGPFARASGTVRLPGSKSISNRVLLLAALSTGETAITNLLDSDDTRVMLAALETLGVTLRRDGERVIVTGTGGAFPSKSAELFLGNAGTAVRPLTAALAVNGGEYRVHGVPRMHERPIGDLVDGLRQIGAKIDYEQNDGFPPLKIHASHIAVDKPIRVRGDVSSQFLTALLMSLPVIEGRSGPVTIEVEGELISKPYIEITVRLMERFGVTVERDGWARFTVPAGASYRSPGAIMVEGDASSASYFLAAGAIGHGPVRVEGVGRSSIQGDVGFADALNRMGANVMMGDDWIEVRGVESDDGKLAPIDMDFNLIPDAAMTIAVAALFANGTTTLRNIASWRVKETDRIAAMATELRKVGATVEEGADYLVVTPPAKLTANAAIDTYDDHRMAMCFSLVSLGGVPVRINDPKCVNKTFPDYFDRFATLVRT; encoded by the coding sequence ATGGAACATCTCGATCTCGGACCTTTCGCGCGCGCGTCCGGCACGGTGCGGCTGCCCGGCTCGAAAAGCATCTCGAACCGCGTGCTGCTGCTCGCCGCGCTTTCGACCGGCGAAACGGCGATCACCAATCTGCTCGATTCCGACGACACGCGCGTGATGCTCGCCGCGCTGGAGACGCTCGGCGTGACGCTCAGGCGCGATGGCGAGCGCGTGATCGTCACGGGCACGGGCGGCGCGTTTCCGTCGAAGTCGGCGGAGCTTTTTCTCGGCAACGCGGGAACGGCGGTTCGTCCGCTGACGGCGGCGCTCGCGGTCAACGGCGGCGAATATCGCGTGCACGGCGTGCCGCGGATGCATGAGCGGCCCATCGGCGATCTCGTCGACGGGTTGCGTCAGATCGGCGCGAAAATCGACTACGAGCAGAACGACGGCTTCCCGCCGCTCAAAATTCACGCGTCGCATATCGCCGTGGACAAGCCCATTCGCGTGCGCGGCGACGTGTCGAGCCAGTTTCTCACCGCGCTCCTGATGAGCCTGCCGGTTATCGAGGGCCGGAGCGGCCCGGTGACGATCGAAGTCGAAGGCGAGCTCATTTCGAAGCCGTATATCGAGATCACGGTGCGGCTGATGGAACGCTTCGGCGTCACTGTCGAGCGCGACGGCTGGGCGCGGTTCACCGTTCCCGCGGGCGCGTCGTACCGGTCTCCCGGCGCGATCATGGTGGAAGGCGACGCGTCGTCCGCGTCGTATTTTCTGGCGGCGGGCGCCATCGGCCACGGGCCGGTGCGCGTGGAAGGCGTCGGGCGGTCGAGCATTCAGGGCGACGTCGGCTTCGCGGATGCGCTCAATCGCATGGGCGCGAACGTGATGATGGGCGACGACTGGATCGAAGTGCGTGGCGTCGAGTCCGACGACGGCAAGCTCGCGCCCATCGACATGGACTTCAACCTGATTCCCGACGCCGCGATGACCATTGCCGTGGCCGCGCTGTTCGCGAACGGCACGACGACGCTGCGCAACATCGCGAGCTGGCGCGTGAAGGAAACCGACCGCATCGCCGCGATGGCGACCGAATTGCGCAAGGTCGGCGCGACAGTCGAAGAGGGCGCGGATTATCTGGTCGTCACGCCGCCGGCGAAACTGACCGCCAACGCCGCGATCGACACCTACGACGATCACCGCATGGCGATGTGCTTTTCGCTCGTGAGTCTCGGCGGCGTGCCGGTGCGCATCAACGATCCGAAGTGCGTGAACAAGACTTTCCCCGACTATTTCGACCGTTTCGCGACGCTCGTGAGAACGTGA
- a CDS encoding DUF2059 domain-containing protein, with protein sequence MQGRFKQWMLLAAFVPTFAMAQSLQNQAPNQAAAPAAAAPVDPAKQAAIKDLLDAIDAQKLVGAIGNSAQMQAKQLVPAILSDALSENKSLNDKQKQAAVPTLQKNAVPKLVDSAGQVFATDNFRQDAMKAQYDAYAKYYSTDEIKDLTNFYKSPTGRKFIQVQDQVGRDVVNGLMQKYMPQAIKATRTQADQEVASVKPGK encoded by the coding sequence ATGCAAGGACGTTTCAAGCAGTGGATGTTGCTGGCCGCTTTCGTGCCGACTTTCGCGATGGCTCAGTCGCTTCAGAACCAGGCGCCGAACCAGGCGGCGGCGCCGGCCGCAGCAGCACCGGTTGATCCGGCCAAGCAAGCTGCGATCAAGGATCTGCTGGACGCAATCGACGCGCAAAAGCTCGTCGGCGCAATCGGCAACAGCGCACAGATGCAAGCGAAGCAGCTCGTTCCGGCCATCCTGTCGGACGCGCTGTCGGAGAACAAGTCGCTGAACGACAAGCAGAAGCAGGCAGCCGTCCCGACGCTGCAGAAGAACGCAGTGCCGAAGCTGGTGGACTCGGCTGGCCAGGTGTTCGCCACGGACAACTTCCGCCAGGACGCCATGAAGGCCCAGTACGACGCATACGCGAAGTACTACTCGACCGACGAAATCAAGGATCTGACGAACTTCTACAAGAGCCCGACGGGCCGCAAGTTCATTCAGGTTCAGGACCAGGTTGGCCGCGACGTCGTCAACGGTCTGATGCAGAAGTACATGCCGCAAGCCATCAAGGCGACCCGCACGCAAGCGGACCAAGAAGTGGCAAGCGTCAAGCCGGGCAAGTAA
- the rpsA gene encoding 30S ribosomal protein S1, giving the protein MQILIFMSDLQTSTPNNESFAALFEESLTKQDMRAGEVISAEVVRVDHNFVVVNAGLKSEAYIPLEEFLNDAGEVEVQAGDFVSVAIDALENGYGDTILSRDKAKRLASWLSLEKALDNNELVTGTITGKVKGGMTVMVNGIRAFLPGSLVDTRPVKDTTPYEGKTLEFRVIKLDRKRNNVVLSRRAVIEATQGEERAKLLETLKEGAIVEGVVKNITDYGAFVDLGGIDGLLHITDIAWRRVRHPSEVLSVGQEVTAKILKFDQEKNRVSLGIKQLGDDPWEGISRRYPSGTRLFGKVTNITDYGAFVEVESGIEGLVHVSEMDWTNKNVAPSKVVQLGDEVEVMVLEIDEDRRRISLGMKQCKPNPWDDFSRNFKKGDKLQGAIKSITDFGVFIGLPGGIDGLVHLSDLSWSETGEEAVRKYKKGDEVEAVVLGIDVEKERISLGIKQLEGDPFSNFVAINDKGAIVDGVVKSVDPKGAVVTLSGEVEGYLRASEIAQDRVEDARNVLKEGDKVNAMIINIDRKSRGINLSIKAKDSAEQQEAMRGLQASDSNAAATGTTNLGALLKAKLDGQNS; this is encoded by the coding sequence GTGCAAATATTGATTTTTATGTCCGACCTGCAAACCTCCACCCCGAATAACGAATCTTTCGCGGCTCTGTTCGAAGAGTCGCTGACCAAGCAGGACATGCGCGCTGGCGAAGTGATCTCCGCCGAAGTCGTGCGTGTCGACCACAACTTCGTGGTCGTAAATGCTGGTCTGAAGTCCGAAGCCTATATTCCGCTCGAAGAGTTCCTGAACGACGCGGGTGAAGTGGAAGTGCAGGCGGGCGACTTCGTTTCCGTCGCGATCGACGCGCTGGAAAACGGCTATGGCGACACCATCCTGTCGCGCGACAAGGCGAAGCGTCTGGCTTCGTGGCTGTCGCTGGAAAAGGCGCTGGACAACAACGAGCTCGTCACCGGCACCATCACCGGCAAGGTGAAGGGCGGCATGACCGTGATGGTCAACGGCATCCGCGCGTTCCTGCCGGGTTCGCTCGTGGATACGCGTCCGGTGAAGGACACGACCCCGTACGAAGGCAAGACGCTCGAATTCCGCGTCATCAAGCTCGACCGCAAGCGTAACAACGTCGTGCTGTCGCGCCGCGCTGTGATCGAAGCCACGCAAGGCGAAGAGCGCGCAAAGCTGCTCGAAACGCTGAAGGAAGGCGCGATCGTGGAAGGCGTGGTCAAGAACATCACCGACTACGGCGCGTTCGTGGACCTGGGCGGCATCGACGGCCTGCTGCACATCACCGACATCGCATGGCGTCGTGTGCGTCACCCGTCGGAAGTGCTGTCGGTTGGCCAGGAAGTCACCGCGAAGATCCTCAAGTTCGACCAAGAGAAGAACCGCGTCTCGCTCGGTATCAAGCAACTGGGCGACGATCCGTGGGAAGGCATCTCGCGCCGTTACCCGTCGGGCACGCGTCTGTTCGGTAAGGTCACGAACATCACCGACTACGGCGCATTCGTCGAAGTGGAATCGGGCATCGAAGGCCTGGTCCACGTGTCGGAAATGGACTGGACCAACAAGAACGTTGCACCGTCGAAGGTCGTGCAGCTGGGCGACGAAGTCGAAGTCATGGTTCTCGAAATCGACGAAGACCGCCGCCGTATCAGCCTCGGCATGAAGCAGTGCAAGCCGAATCCGTGGGACGACTTCAGCCGCAACTTCAAGAAGGGCGACAAGCTGCAAGGCGCGATCAAGTCGATCACCGACTTCGGCGTCTTCATCGGCCTGCCGGGCGGCATCGACGGTCTGGTTCACCTGTCGGACCTGTCGTGGTCGGAAACGGGCGAAGAAGCGGTTCGCAAGTACAAGAAGGGCGACGAAGTCGAAGCCGTGGTTCTGGGCATCGACGTCGAGAAGGAGCGCATCTCGCTCGGCATCAAGCAGCTCGAAGGCGATCCGTTCAGCAACTTCGTCGCGATCAACGACAAGGGCGCGATCGTCGACGGCGTCGTGAAGTCGGTCGATCCGAAGGGTGCGGTCGTCACGCTGTCGGGTGAAGTCGAAGGCTACCTGCGCGCTTCGGAAATCGCACAAGACCGCGTGGAAGATGCGCGCAATGTGCTGAAGGAAGGCGACAAGGTCAACGCGATGATCATCAATATCGATCGCAAGTCGCGCGGCATCAACCTGTCGATCAAGGCGAAGGATTCGGCCGAGCAGCAGGAAGCCATGCGCGGCCTGCAAGCTTCGGACTCGAACGCCGCCGCTACCGGCACGACCAACCTCGGCGCGCTGCTGAAGGCCAAGCTCGACGGCCAGAACAGCTAA
- the cmk gene encoding (d)CMP kinase has protein sequence MKPSRPFDPTPVITIDGPTASGKGTVAAVVAATLGFHLLDSGALYRLAALASVRYGIDKGDAPALANLVGDLHITFREGCAQLDGVDVSTEIRAEEIGNRASAIAVHPEVRQALVARQRAFRKRPGLVADGRDMGTVIFPDATLKVFLTASVEARAARRHKQLMQKGFSANMDDLLRDLRERDARDMNRAAAPLKPAADAKTLDTSGLSIDQAVEQIIGWYSEVRV, from the coding sequence ATGAAACCGAGCCGTCCATTCGACCCCACTCCAGTCATCACCATCGACGGGCCGACGGCGTCCGGCAAGGGCACGGTCGCGGCGGTCGTCGCGGCCACGCTCGGCTTTCACCTGCTCGACAGCGGCGCGCTGTACCGGCTCGCCGCGCTCGCGAGCGTCCGTTACGGCATCGACAAGGGCGACGCCCCCGCGCTTGCAAACCTCGTCGGCGACCTGCATATCACCTTCCGCGAGGGATGCGCGCAGCTCGACGGCGTCGATGTATCGACTGAAATCCGCGCCGAGGAAATCGGCAATCGCGCGTCCGCGATCGCGGTGCATCCCGAAGTGCGGCAGGCGCTCGTCGCCCGCCAGCGGGCGTTCCGCAAGCGCCCGGGACTCGTCGCCGACGGCCGCGACATGGGCACGGTCATCTTCCCCGACGCCACACTGAAGGTCTTCCTGACCGCGAGCGTCGAGGCCCGCGCGGCGAGACGCCATAAGCAATTGATGCAAAAAGGCTTTTCTGCTAATATGGATGACTTGCTGCGCGATTTGCGCGAACGCGACGCCCGCGACATGAACCGGGCAGCCGCGCCGCTCAAGCCTGCGGCGGACGCGAAGACGCTGGACACCTCCGGTTTGTCGATCGATCAAGCGGTCGAGCAGATCATCGGCTGGTACAGCGAAGTGCGCGTGTAG
- a CDS encoding LapA family protein yields the protein MKFIVWLIRVLVFVLLLVLALANTQPATLNFLAGYAWQAPLILIGLAFFVVGLLAGLVSAVPAVLRLRLENGRLKRDVRVAREAPVVKEEPPMPPLI from the coding sequence ATGAAATTCATAGTCTGGCTGATCCGCGTTCTGGTGTTCGTGTTGTTGCTCGTGCTGGCGCTCGCCAATACGCAGCCGGCGACATTGAACTTCCTCGCAGGCTACGCCTGGCAGGCGCCGCTGATCCTGATCGGCCTGGCATTTTTCGTAGTGGGACTGCTCGCCGGGCTCGTGTCCGCCGTGCCTGCGGTGCTGCGATTGCGGCTCGAAAACGGCCGTCTGAAGCGCGACGTGCGCGTCGCCCGAGAAGCGCCGGTGGTCAAAGAAGAACCGCCGATGCCGCCGCTCATCTGA
- the lapB gene encoding lipopolysaccharide assembly protein LapB, which yields MDLDFWWLLVIPVAFALGWMASRYDLKTLLSENANLPRSYFRGLNFLLNEQHDKAIDAFIEVAKLDPETIELHFALGNLFRRRGETDRAIRVHQNLLSRADLPVAERDHALYELGQDFLKAGLLDRAEETFRSLDAGEYSLGAQRALLTIYEIEKDWPKSITTAERIEKMGAPSLHMEIAHFHCELAQEALQRKNQDDARAELKLALASNPDNVRATILSGDAEAAAGNVEAAIAAWKRVEAQNEAYLPLVAEKLMKGYAALGRKEEGVDLLIDYATRYPSNDLLDVAYKHVQELRGLDAAHALVRRQMEIAPNLAGMTRLLEAQEATAEEPRRGELELMRTLVRQRTKNLPRYTCQTCGFRARLFYWQCPGCSGWETYAPRRVEPITSSA from the coding sequence ATGGATCTAGACTTCTGGTGGCTGCTCGTCATCCCCGTGGCTTTCGCGCTGGGCTGGATGGCATCCCGCTACGACCTGAAAACGCTGCTATCCGAAAATGCGAACCTGCCGCGCTCGTACTTTCGCGGCCTGAATTTCCTGCTCAACGAGCAGCACGACAAGGCGATCGACGCCTTCATCGAAGTCGCCAAGCTGGACCCGGAAACCATCGAGCTGCACTTCGCGCTCGGTAATCTGTTTCGACGGCGCGGCGAGACGGATCGCGCCATCCGCGTGCATCAAAATCTGTTGAGCCGCGCGGACCTGCCGGTCGCCGAACGCGATCACGCGCTGTATGAACTGGGGCAGGATTTCCTGAAAGCGGGCTTGCTGGATCGCGCCGAGGAAACGTTCCGGTCGCTGGACGCCGGCGAATATTCGCTCGGCGCACAGCGCGCTTTGCTGACCATTTACGAGATCGAAAAGGACTGGCCGAAGTCCATCACGACGGCCGAGCGCATCGAGAAGATGGGCGCGCCGTCGCTGCATATGGAAATTGCGCATTTCCATTGCGAACTCGCGCAGGAAGCCTTGCAGCGCAAGAATCAGGACGATGCGCGCGCCGAACTGAAGCTCGCGCTGGCGTCGAATCCGGACAACGTCCGCGCCACGATTCTCTCGGGCGACGCCGAAGCCGCTGCCGGAAACGTCGAAGCCGCGATTGCAGCCTGGAAGCGCGTCGAGGCGCAGAATGAAGCGTATTTGCCGCTCGTGGCGGAAAAGCTGATGAAGGGGTACGCCGCGCTCGGGCGCAAGGAAGAGGGCGTCGACTTGCTGATCGACTACGCGACGCGGTACCCGTCGAACGATCTGCTGGATGTTGCGTACAAGCATGTTCAGGAACTGCGCGGCCTCGACGCGGCGCACGCGCTCGTGCGCAGGCAGATGGAAATCGCACCGAATCTTGCGGGCATGACGCGCTTGCTCGAAGCGCAGGAAGCGACCGCCGAGGAGCCGCGCCGGGGCGAGCTGGAGCTCATGCGCACGCTGGTGAGACAACGCACCAAGAATTTGCCGCGGTACACATGTCAGACGTGTGGATTCCGCGCGCGCCTCTTTTATTGGCAGTGCCCCGGCTGCAGCGGCTGGGAGACTTACGCGCCACGACGCGTCGAACCGATCACGAGTTCGGCCTGA